A genomic window from Melopsittacus undulatus isolate bMelUnd1 chromosome 7, bMelUnd1.mat.Z, whole genome shotgun sequence includes:
- the LOC117436439 gene encoding hydrocephalus-inducing protein homolog, translated as MASGKTPRPMRSSRRADGFQSRVVASRNPKLVREAEESLSSKQRLARPREMRRPRTAQLRDMGEVSRQKFSAVERDQRSFQPFPSEVVFENYIPHQFYIASLALRNKDRVPRLLNVILGNSPYFELISPSDEDYKVAPGTSSTYRILFQPDENKDYFEELIIITEREKFFVPIRAIGARASLDFPEQLNFSECPVRFSTQKTLLVRNVGKREACYSITTLSPFSVDPSIGTLGVGEAMQVTVEFHPPKTGVYTSPMIVHYDTGEDVHKSLCGTAVNADIRLDKSSLTVEKTSLTLSKQSSLVIHNQSGITAHFQWKRFVDEEEEERQKLRLQRQEEDKLVDVPKEHGVV; from the exons ATGGCCAGTGGCAAGACCCCCCGGCCCATGAGGTCCTCCAGAAGGGCGGATGGATTCCAGAGCAGAGTGGTAGCATCTCGTAATCCCAAGCTggtcagagaggcagaagagtctctcagcagcaagcaaaggctGGCGAGGCCTCGGGAGATGCGGCGGCCCCGGACTGCCCAGCTTCGGGACATGGGTGAAGTCTCCCGTCAAAAG ttctcagccGTTGAGCGGGACCAGAGGTCgttccagcctttcccatccGAGGTGGTGTTTGAGAACTACATTCCCCACCAGTTCTACATAGCGTCGCTAGCTctgaggaacaaagacagg GTTCCTCGTCTGCTGAACGTCATCCTGGGGAACTCTCCTTACTTTGAGTTGATCAGCCCGAGTGATGAGGACTATAAGGTAGCCCCGGGCACGTCTTCAACCTACCGCATCCTTTTCCAACCTGATGAGAACAAG gattaTTTTGAGGAGCTTATCATCatcacagagagggagaagttctttgtgCCTATCCGAGCCATAGGTGCCCGAGCCAGCCtggacttccctgagcagctgaactTCTCTGAGTGTCCAGTCAGGTTCAGCACCCAGAAGACTCTGCTGGTGCGCAACGTGGGGAAGCGGGAGGCTTGCTACAGCATCACCACTCTGAG CCCTTTCTCTGTGGATCCCTCCATTGGGACTCTTGGCGTTGGAGAAGCAATGCAAGTCACGGTGGAATTTCACCCACCAAAGACGGGTGTTTATACAAGTCCCATGATTGTTCACTATGACACAG GTGAAGATGTTCACAAAAGCCTCTGTGGAACAGCTGTAAATGCCGACATCAGGCTTGACAAGAGCTCCTTGACAGTTGAGAAGACTTCCCTCACGCTGTCAAAGCAAAGTTCCCTGGTCATCCACAACCAGAGTGGCATCACGGCCCACTTCCAGTGGAAGCGTTTTgttgatgaggaagaggaggagcggcaGAAGCTGAG gctgcagaggcaggaagaggacaAGCTGGTTGATGTTCCTAAGGAGCACGGCGTGGTC
- the LOC117436440 gene encoding olfactory receptor 1038-like — MSENSLTRNQSQTEFILLGITDSPHAQTPLFVLFLLTYIVTLMGNVGIISLVRVSPSLHTPMYFFLTHFAFTDICYSTVISPRMLADLLSEDKTISFTACMMQFFTFAFFAAIECHLLAMMAYDRHVAICQPLLYVTIISSHVCWQLVASSYLFAFLCAIICTWCVFGGSFCGPNHIDHFFCDEFPVLQLVCSDTHSSEMIFFALFTINVVGASVVILLSYISIIRTVLRMCSAQSRARAFHTCGSHLMAVSLFFGPGFFMYLQPSSSHRSLDKVASIFYIVVTPMLNPFIYSLRNKEVKGALIKGYNQPWILGIPDSESRGVDLESALELSARGSR; from the exons GAAATCAAAGCCAGACTGAATTCATCCTGTTGGGAATTACAGACAGCCCTCATGCACAGACCcctctttttgtcttgtttctatTGACTTACATTGTCACTCTGATGGGGAACGTTGGCATTATCTCATTGGTTCGggtgtctcccagcctccacacccccatgtacttcttcctcacccatttTGCCTTCACtgacatctgctattccacagtcatctcccccaggatgctggcagacctcttatcagaggacaaaaccatttctttcactgcctgcatgatgcagttcttcacctttgctttctttgctgctatTGAGTGTCACCTGCTAGCCATGATGGCCTATGACCGGCAcgttgccatctgccagcccctgctctatgtgaccatcatctccagccatgtctgctggcagctggtagcatcaTCCTACCTATTCGCCTTCCTCTGTGCCATCATCTGCAcatggtgtgtgtttggaggttccttctgtggtcccaaccacattgaccacttcttctgtgatgAATTTCCTGTGCTACAGCTCgtgtgctctgacacccacagcagtgagatgatCTTTTTTGCCTTGTTCACCATCAATGTGGTGGGTGCAAGCGTGGTCATTTTGCTTTCCTACATCTCTATCATTCGCacagtgctgaggatgtgctcagcacagagcagggccagagccttCCACACCTGTGGCTCCCATTTGATGGCGGTTTCCTTATTCTTTGGGCCAGGATTCTTCATGTACTTACAACCTTCTTCTAGCCACAGGAGCCTGGATAAGGTGGCCTCCATCTTTTACATCGTGGTCACTcccatgctcaacccattcatctacagcctgaggaacaaggaggtgaagggaGCTCTGATCAA GGGATATAACCAGCCTTGGATCCTGGGGATCCCCGACTCCGAAAGCCGAGGGGTCGACCTGGAGTCTGcgctggagctttctgccagaggctccaggtaa